The Apibacter raozihei DNA segment GTTGTTTTCATCTAAAATCCAGATTCCATCCCCATGAGCACTGCATCCTACACCTGTAACTTCATACATTTCCAGTTTACCCATAAGATGTCTTAAAGTTTTACTGACTGCAGCCCAAAAATCTTCTCCGTTTCTTTCAGACCAGTGTGGTTTGGGCATGTCATGTGGTGAAGAATCAGATTGCGAGGCTATAATTTTGCCTTGATAATCAAAAGCAACCGCTTTCATGCCGGTTAAACCGATGTCTATTCCTATTACAACTTTTGTTTTCATAATTTTGACTTATTTTTTGTGATTTATGTTTGATTTTAGTTTTAATTGATTTTTACTTCACCTGAAGTCTTTTAATATAATTTTTGTAACTATTTATTTCTTCCTGTCTTCTATTTTCATCCCAGTTTAAAAGGTTAGCACAAATTACGGATACGGCCTCAAGAGAATTGAGACCTAAATCATCCTCTAATCCTGTCATGATACGTCTGGCAACTACATCTGAAAGTCTGTACGCTTCTTCGTTAGTTACCGCCCATTCAACTTCTCCGTGGGTTAATCCAAATGATTCGTCAATTATTTCTTGTCTCTCAGGTTTTTCCATAATAAATTCGGCCAGCTTAATGCCTAGTTTTCCATATTGGTCTGCTATACGATTGACTAAAGAATCTGGAATACCTGTATTTTCAATTTCTTTTTTTAGTTCATACATAGATGAAATAGAACCTCCCGGTAATTTCATTTTTCTGGTTCTGCTTTTTGTATTTTTATGAAATCGTTCAGATAAAATGTTTCCGAAATCTTCTCCTACCTGCCTGAAGGTTGTTAATTTTCCTCCAACAAGTGTATACAGGCCGTCTAATTGATTTTGTTTATGGTCGACAATTTTGTGTCTACGGGTAATATCAGAAACCTTAGCTCCTTCGCTGTAAGGTAGAGGTCTTACGCCGGTATAAGCATAGATTACGTCATTTTTGGTCAAATGTGCTTCAGGAAGAACTTTATTGGTTTCGTGTAAAATATAATCGTATTCGTCCTGAGTAGCTGATGCTGTGTCAAGATTTCCTGTAAATGGAATATCAGTTGAGCCTATGAGATATCTGTTTTTCCAAGGTATAACCATCATGGGGCGAGCGTCATCTGATTCATAATAAAATGCATCGGTAGGAGCTCCCGGAAAAGAATTTACAACTAAGTGAGTGCCTTTAGTGCCTCCATTCATGCGGGGTAGCGAAATATGATCTTTAGGCCAGACTTCGTCTATCCATGGTCCTGCATTGTTAATTATTACTTGGGTTGGGACCCTCACTTCTTCACCGCTTATTTCATCTCTGATTTTAATCGCCTTTATTTTTCCTTGTTTAACTTCAAGATCGGTCGCTTTAACATGCGTTAATATTTCTGCACCTGCTTGTCTGGCCGATAAAGCTATCTCATAACAAAGTCTTTCTGAGTAATTAACCTGAGCATCAGAATATGCACAACCGCCGGTTAGTTGATCGGGGTTAAGTCCTGGTTCTTTCTCCAGTATCTTTTTTTTCGAAAAAAAATCAAAGCTTTTTAATGATTTATCAAATGAAAGAATATCATAGGCTATCATTCCTAATCTGAGAATAAAAGGTGAATTTTGATTTTGTTTATAAAAGGGAATAATGAATCGTAATTCACGAACCAGATGAGGTGCAGATTTGACTAACCATTCTCTTTCTCTTAAAGACTCACGAACTAGAGGAATATCGTATTTTTCCAAATATTTTAATCCGCCATGAATCATTCGGCTTGACCATGATGAGGTGCCGGATCCAATGTCTCCTTTTTCAACTAAAAGAACTTTCATTCCTCTTAAAGCACTGTCCCAGGCTGTGCCTAGTCCATTTACACCTCCTCCTACAATAACTACATCATACCCTTGCTGGGTATCATTAAAGCGTTGTTTTCGTTTTAGTGATAAATCGAAAGTATTTCTTTCCATTTTTTTTGTTTTTTATTTATAATTAGCTCAAATTTAGAAACATTTTTCAATATAAAACATGATATATTACTATATATCTTAGATATATGTTTTTTTTGTTTAGATGTATGTGATATTTCAATATCGTAAAATAATTTAATTTAATTTCGAATTAGTAATGATTTTGGTTATTGATTTTTTTTTTATTTCAAATTTTATGTTTATGTATATATAAAAAATAAGCTTTTTTTATAATATTAATTTATTATGTTTTTTATAACATTAATTATTAATGTTTTATAAATAAAAGTACAGTTAAATTTATCTTAAATTAGTAAATTGTTTTTACGAATAAATACTTACATTTTATTTAAATAATAAACAAGATTTAAATTAGTGTATTTAAATCATTTTTTAATTAAAAAATTGATTTATAGTAAGTTATATTATTTTTTTCTTAGTGCATGATTTATTTCACAAATTTTGCTTTTATTTCTAAATCATAACTATTATATGCTTTTTATTATTTATTTTTGTTGTAAATAATACATAAAACTTATTTATTATTTGTAATTGATTGTAAATCAATAGTTAATTAAAAATTTAAAAAGATTTTGAAATGAAAGAAAATGAAATATCAGTTGAAACTGAAAAATATAAAATAGCTATTTTAGGTGCAGGTATAATGGCTACTGCTTTAACGTTTCCGTTGGCTGAAAACGGACATGAAGTTCATTTAGTTGGGACACATTTAGATAAAGATATTATTGATACTATTAGAAAAACGGGGATTCATCCAAATCTGGAATTGAAAATTCCTGAATCAGTTAAAGTATATCAATTAGAAGAAGTTGAAAAAGCTTTTGAAGGAGCAGATGTAGCTATGTCAGGAGTGAATTCGTTTGGAGTTGACTGGGTAGGAGAGCAATTGGCAAAAGTAGTTAAGCCTGGAATGATGGTGTTTTCTATTACTAAAGGAATGCAGGCCGATCAGGAAGGTAATCTTTTTATTCTTCCTGATATCATAAAAAAATACTTTACAAAAGAATTAGTTGAATCAGTTACCTGGTCTGCAGTCGTGGGTCCTTCAATAGCAGGGGAAGTTGCTGTACATCGTGATACATGTGTAGTCTTTTGTGGAGAAGATCAGGATTCTCTAAATAAGTTAGCTGCGTTATTTCGTACAGATTACTATCATGTTTGGACATCCACAGATTTTGTAGGTATGGAAGTAGCTGCAGCAACTAAAAATATTTACGCATTTGCAGCAGGATTTAACGAAGGTATCAGAGATAAAAACAATGAGCAGGGAGAAAAATATGTTCGTTTCAATTATGGTTCAGCAGTATTTGCCCAAGGACAGGTTGAACTTACCCAGTTTATGGAGTTATTGTCAGATAATAATGTTTTAAGTCCTAAGCATTTGTTAGTAGGATCTGGTGATATGTTTGTAACCTCAATGGGCGGCAGAAATGTAAAAGCAGGCAGATATGTTGGAGCAGGAATACCCTTTTCCGAAGTAAGAGATCATTATATGAAAGGGGTAACTATGGAAGGTGTTGCGGCAATAAGGGTTATAGGGGCAGCGATGGAACCTTTAACCAGACGAGGCATTATTAAAGACACAGATTTTCCTTTATTAAGACATTTATACGATATTATTGTTAATGACCAACCTTTACAGATGCCTTGGAATAAATTTTTTGGAGGAGAGAAATAAATGTAGAAAATAGATTAAACAAACAACAACTATAAACCACAAAAATGTCAGATCAATATATTTTAGGAGTAGATTTCGGAACACTTTCCGTGCGTTCTACCGTTGTAAGAGTCAGTGATGGTTTCGAAAAAGGAACAGCTGCGGTAAGATATAAGCACGGAGTAATGGATACTCATCTTACAGTAAGTAAAAATGAATTATTACCCCCGGATTTTGCCTTACAGGTTCCTTCTGATTATCTCGAATCCTTTCAAAAATCAGCGCAGGAGGCAATACTTAATTCCGGAGTAGTGGTTAGGCATATAATTGGAATAGGTATAGATTTTACCTCAGCCACAGTTTTGGCTACCGATGATCAAGGAAAACCGTTATGTGAATATCCTGAATTTTCAGATCGG contains these protein-coding regions:
- a CDS encoding glycerol-3-phosphate dehydrogenase/oxidase; amino-acid sequence: MERNTFDLSLKRKQRFNDTQQGYDVVIVGGGVNGLGTAWDSALRGMKVLLVEKGDIGSGTSSWSSRMIHGGLKYLEKYDIPLVRESLREREWLVKSAPHLVRELRFIIPFYKQNQNSPFILRLGMIAYDILSFDKSLKSFDFFSKKKILEKEPGLNPDQLTGGCAYSDAQVNYSERLCYEIALSARQAGAEILTHVKATDLEVKQGKIKAIKIRDEISGEEVRVPTQVIINNAGPWIDEVWPKDHISLPRMNGGTKGTHLVVNSFPGAPTDAFYYESDDARPMMVIPWKNRYLIGSTDIPFTGNLDTASATQDEYDYILHETNKVLPEAHLTKNDVIYAYTGVRPLPYSEGAKVSDITRRHKIVDHKQNQLDGLYTLVGGKLTTFRQVGEDFGNILSERFHKNTKSRTRKMKLPGGSISSMYELKKEIENTGIPDSLVNRIADQYGKLGIKLAEFIMEKPERQEIIDESFGLTHGEVEWAVTNEEAYRLSDVVARRIMTGLEDDLGLNSLEAVSVICANLLNWDENRRQEEINSYKNYIKRLQVK
- a CDS encoding NAD(P)H-dependent glycerol-3-phosphate dehydrogenase, whose translation is MKENEISVETEKYKIAILGAGIMATALTFPLAENGHEVHLVGTHLDKDIIDTIRKTGIHPNLELKIPESVKVYQLEEVEKAFEGADVAMSGVNSFGVDWVGEQLAKVVKPGMMVFSITKGMQADQEGNLFILPDIIKKYFTKELVESVTWSAVVGPSIAGEVAVHRDTCVVFCGEDQDSLNKLAALFRTDYYHVWTSTDFVGMEVAAATKNIYAFAAGFNEGIRDKNNEQGEKYVRFNYGSAVFAQGQVELTQFMELLSDNNVLSPKHLLVGSGDMFVTSMGGRNVKAGRYVGAGIPFSEVRDHYMKGVTMEGVAAIRVIGAAMEPLTRRGIIKDTDFPLLRHLYDIIVNDQPLQMPWNKFFGGEK